The Branchiostoma floridae strain S238N-H82 chromosome 17, Bfl_VNyyK, whole genome shotgun sequence genome has a window encoding:
- the LOC118404626 gene encoding cAMP-regulated D2 protein-like produces MATTTFSKLLVFAALVLVGQASLTTKPEGPTVRTRYGDVRGMYAEEGAIFLGLPFGNPPVGELRWKPPRAYNKSWAPEVRDGTVPGPACRQPGCGPTVIDYQYTCNRDKNRTQSEDCLYLNVFVPRSVLANSTVRLPVICWFHGGHYMYGTGSAMVYDGRILANKTNTVVVTTNYRLGVFGYLVTGEGEDDARGNYGTLDQIEALKWVQQNIADFGGAKDKVTVFGQSAGSDSIAVLLTTDKTTDLFHQAIMLSVPFSITHKTQLEGIRVGNDVAKSANCSAGDMKCLRSKPADDLIVAQNEAGKYIANPFKPLELFMQWGPTVDGDILPRQTVDSFANGKIQKKPFIIGNVMEEAVLYIYEAFSKPMSKLELDGIMLAFLHGKGPVALDEYNPPKASDYRPFLSHFATDWVFQCPTRNVIRNAAVNGENDVWLYVFDHAFSFKTFWKGYAYCQGHVCHGEDIPFVFQTPLLLNLSFTREEQVLADTMVYHYGNFAHTGDPNKASPKVYTTGNVLKSPLNWPKYKGDQFPYMNFTTPQSVIDGDFNKEKCDFWDKENVYSGTNYN; encoded by the coding sequence ATGGCGACAACAACCTTCTCCAAGCTCTTGGTCTTCGCTGCCCTTGTCTTGGTTGGGCAGGCCTCTCTAACAACGAAACCGGAGGGTCCGACCGTTCGAACACGGTATGGAGATGTGCGGGGCATGTACGCGGAGGAAGGGGCAATCTTCCTCGGTCTCCCGTTCGGGAACCCTCCGGTAGGCGAGCTGCGCTGGAAGCCTCCTCGGGCGTACAACAAGTCTTGGGCGCCCGAAGTTCGCGACGGCACCGTGCCGGGTCCGGCATGCCGACAGCCAGGGTGTGGACCGACCGTTATCGACTATCAGTACACTTGTAATCGCGACAAGAACAGAACGCAGAGTGAGGACTGTCTGTACCTTAACGTTTTCGTGCCCAGATCCGTTCTGGCGAACTCTACTGTCAGACTACCTGTTATTTGTTGGTTTCATGGAGGACATTACATGTACGGCACTGGCTCTGCTATGGTGTATGATGGGCGGATTTTGGCCAACAAAACCAACACCGTCGTTGTGACGACCAACTACAGACTCGGCGTTTTCGGCTACCTGGTGACCGGCGAGGGAGAAGACGATGCCAGAGGAAACTATGGAACATTAGATCAGATTGAGGCACTGAAGTGGGTCCAACAGAACATCGCAGACTTTGGTGGAGCCAAGGATAAAGTAACCGTTTTCGGACAGAGCGCCGGGTCAGATTCGATTGCAGTTCTCCTGACAACTGACAAGACCACAGACTTGTTCCACCAGGCCATCATGCTGAGTGTGCCGTTCTCCATCACCCACAAGACTCAATTAGAAGGGATTCGGGTCGGGAATGATGTTGCCAAGTCTGCGAACTGCTCAGCCGGGGACATGAAGTGCCTTCGTTCCAAGCCTGCCGATGACCTTATTGTCGCCCAAAATGAAGCCGGTAAATACATAGCTAACCCATTTAAGCCTCTAGAGTTGTTCATGCAGTGGGGCCCTACTGTAGATGGTGACATTCTGCCTAGACAAACTGTAGATAGTTTTGCAAATGGAAAGATTCAGAAGAAGCCGTTCATTATAGGCAATGTAATGGAAGAAGCCGTTCTGTACATCTATGAGGCCTTTAGTAAGCCTATGTCTAAACTTGAGTTAGATGGAATTATGTTGGCCTTTCTCCATGGAAAAGGGCCGGTAGCTCTTGATGAGTACAACCCGCCAAAAGCATCAGACTATCGTCCGTTTTTGTCTCACTTCGCAACAGACTGGGTTTTTCAATGCCCAACTCGAAATGTTATCCGAAACGCAGCCGTAAATGGTGAAAACGACGTCTGGCTTTACGTCTTTGATCATGCCTTTTCCTTTAAGACGTTTTGGAAAGGCTATGCCTACTGTCAGGGTCACGTCTGTCATGGTGAAGACATTCCGTTCGTGTTTCAAACACCTCTACTGCTAAACTTGAGCTTCACCCGAGAAGAACAGGTCCTAGCTGACACCATGGTGTATCACTACGGTAACTTCGCACACACGGGCGACCCTAACAAGGCTAGCCCGAAGGTCTACACCACAGGCAACGTCCTAAAATCACCACTGAACTGGCCCAAGTATAAAGGTGACCAGTTCCCGTACATGAATTTTACCACTCCCCAAAGCGTTATTGATGGAGACTTTAACAAAGAAAAGTGTGACTTTTGGGATAAGGAAAATGTCTACTCAGGAACAAATTACAACTAG